The stretch of DNA TCTCTGCTTATAATGCTCTTTACGGAGAATCTCCTGATGCTGAACCTATCAAGGTAGAAGTGGGCTATCCAGAGATGAAGCAGCCTTCAAATCTTTCCTTTACAATTACAAATGGCACAGATGTGAATATAAAATGGCAAGGTGCAGATTATGCAACTAGCTATAAGATTTATCAAGATATTGATGGAAAGCTTGAATTACAAAAAACTGTGACTGGGACAAGTGTGACATTCAGTAATCAACCGGCAGGAGACTATACGTATAAGGTTTATTCTTATAGTGATCGTTTTGGAGAGTCTACAGAAGGCAGCCAAATTTCCTTAACGGTAGGTTCAATTGTTATGACAGCACCAAACAACGTAACTTATAAAATTCAAAATACAAATGATGTAGTGTTGACTTGGGGGACTGTTCCATATGCGGATAGTTATAAAGTTTATGAATTAAATAATGGAGAAAAAACTTTAAAAAGTACAGTGAAAGGAACAACAATTACATATTCAACTCTTAAAGGCGGTGAACATGAATATATCGTTCATTCCTATAGTGATCGCTTTGGAGAGTCTGAAGCAGGAACTAAAGTTTCCTTCAGTATTGATACTGTCGAGGTTTATCCTCCTAAAGAGCTTTCTTATAAAATTCAAAATGGTAATGATATTGTCTTAAGTTGGAGTAGTGCAGAGAATGCTACTAATTATAAAGTCTATCAAATCATTGATGGACAAAAAATCTTGAAAAATACTGTGACAGGAACATCTATAACTTTTACGAATATGTCATCAGGAAGTTATCAATTTGAAGTTCGTACGAATAGTACTCGTTTTGGAGAATCAGAAGATGGAGCTCAAGTTTCTTTTACTCTTGATCAAATCAATATGAGTGCACCGAAAAATGTGAAATACGAGATTAAGAATGGAAATGATATTACCCTTAGCTGGGATGCTGCGGAGAATGCAACACACTATAGAATCTATCAAGTAATTGATGGCAAAAAAGTGTTAAAAACAACAGTATCTAATCTTACTGTTCCATTTAGTAATTTGCCAGAAGGGGATATTGCTTACGAAATTTATTCTTATAATAGTCGTTTTGGAGAATCAAATGAGGGAACAAGTATTAAGATTTCGGTCGTTTATCCGAAAATGCTTCCTCCAGAAAATGTTAATCAAACTACTATAAATGCAACGTCTTTCACTTTAAAATGGGATTCTGCTGAATATGCAACAAATTACAAGGTATACCAGATTGTAGATGGACAAAAAATCTTGAAAAATAATGTAACCGGTACAAGTATTTCTTATAGCAATATGCAGACAGGTTCTTATAAATATGAAGTTTACTCCTATTCTACTCGTTTTGGAGAGTCAGAGGAAGGTACTTCTATAGACATCGTTGTAAATGGTCAGGATTTACCAGCACCTGAAAATGTATCTTATAGTATTTCCAATGGGAATGATCTTACATTGAAATGGAATGCTGTTCAATATGCAACAAGCTATAACATTTATCAAATAGTTAACGGAGAAGCAACATTAAAGCGTACAGTTACTAGTACGAATACAACCTTGGTAAATTTCCCAGCAGGAGAGTTCAACTTTGTAATTAAAGCTAATTCATTAATCTTTGGTGAGTCTTCTATTGGAGCGGAATTGAAGGGGAATATGGAATTCCCTATTATGGAGAGGCCGAAAAATTTAACTTATAGCGTTACAAATGGAAATGATATAACTTTAAAATGGAGCACAGTGCCTTATGCTACATCTTATAAGATCTATCAAATTATTGATGGAGAAAAGGTTTTTAAAAGAACTGTGACTAGTATATCAGCTGCATTTGCGAATATGCCAGAAGGTGATTATGAGTATGTCGTACATTCCTACAGTGATCGCTTTGGTGAATCTCTAGAAGGAAGTGCGCTGGAATTTAAACTGGCTTCAAAGATTATGGAGGCACCAAGTAATTTTACAAAAACGATCGCAAATGGAAATGATATCGTTTTAAGGTGGAATGCATCTACTTATGCACAAGAGTACAGAGTGTATGAGGTTGTCGAAGGAGAGAAAGTATTAAAAAGAAAAGTACCAGGAACGACAACTACATTTACAAATATGCCAGAAGGTGATTATGAGTATGTCGTGTATTCTTACAGTGACCGCTTTGGTGAATCTCCAGAGGGAAGTAGTACACAGGAATTTAATCTAACTTGGCCAATCATGCAGGCTCCAGATAATTTTACAAAAACGATTACAAATGGAAATGATATTGTCTTAAGATGGAATGCATCTACTTATGCACAGGAGTACAGAGTGTATGAGGTTGTCGAAGGAGAGAAAGTATTAAAAAGAAAAGTACCAGGAACGACAACTACATTTACAAATATGCCAGAAGGTGATTATGAATATGTCGTATATTCCTACAGTGATCGCTTTGGTGAATCTCCGGTGGGAAGTACGCAGGAATTTAATTTAACTTGGCCAATTGTAGGGGCTCCAACTTTAACTGGAAGCGTCTTTAATGCTAATAATATTACCCTTTCTTGGAAAACCGTACCATGGGCAAATGAATACAGAGTTTATAAAGTGAATGGGGAAAATAAAGAATTAATTTATAAGGGCACTGCGTTAAACTATAAAGTTTATAATTTGACAGAGGATGTTCATTCATTTGAAGTAACGGCATATAGTAACCGTTTTGGTGAGTCGGTTCCATCCGAAAGTTTTGATCAAAAGATCGTATATCCTATTATGGAATCGCCAAATGCTTCTCTGAAGTTATTAAATGGAACAAGTGCACGAATTTCATGGGATTTTGTTACGTATGCAAATAATTATAATATCTATGAAATTATTGAAGGAAAACCAGTTCTTTTAGTCAAAGGCGTGAATAATTTATCATATGATATCCACAATCTTTCATATGCAGATCATGAATATTATGTGACATCGTACAGTAACTCATTTGGAGAGTCTAAACCATCACAGATTGTTATTGCTAAATTAATAGTTGATACTGAGGCACCAGAAACAAAAATCAATGCTCCAACAGAATGGGTTAATCAAAATCAGTTCATTACGCTAGAAGCAATAGATAATGAAGTAGGAGTAGAAAAAACGTATTACTCAATTAATGGATCTGAGTATGTAGAAGGCAATTCTTTCACAGTAGAGAAAGAAGGAGTTAACAAGATTTCTTATTACTCAGTTGATAAAGTAGGTAATAAAGAAGAAGTGAAAACGGCAGAGGTGAAAATTGATAAAATTGCACCTAACACTTCATCTAATGCCCCAGAAACATGGGTAAAAGAAGATGTAACAGTAACTCTAAAGGCAGAAGATGAGTTAAGCGGAGTAGCAAAAACGTATTATTCTATTAATGGTTCAGAGTATGTAGAAGGAAGTTCCTTTATAGTAAAGAAAGAAGGAATCACAAAAATTTCTTATTATTCAGTTGATGCAGCAGGCAATAAAGAAGAAGTAAAAACATTAGAAGTAAAAATTGATAAAACTGCTCCAACTGTTTCTCTTGCACTAGAAGAAGAATATAAGCTTGGTGCGACTTTTACATTGGACTATTATGCTGAAGACCATCTGTCAGGAATAATGACAGAAGAAGTTACATTAAATGGTAAAGAATATAAAAAAGGTGATCAAATTACATTAGATCAACCAGGTGAGTATAATCTTCGTATTAAAGTGACAGATGCTGTTGGACTGTCAACTGTGGTAGAAAAGACATTTGCTATCTACATCCCAATTACTCTTGAAGTATTGCCAAAAGTAATGAACGGAAATAAAGGAATCTTTACTGTGAAAGCAACTTTACCAAAAGAGTATCAATCTTTCTCATTTGATATTTCTTCTGTAAGGTTAAATGGAGTATCGCCTGTATTAGATAATAATGGTCTACAAAAGCAGGCTGAAAAAGGGCATTTCAAATTTAACCGTGAAGAATTTGTTTGGAAGCCAAGTGAAGTAAATCTTGAACTCCGTGGATATTTAGATAATAAATTTTTAGTAGTTGGTAAGACTACGGTGGAAGTTAAAAAATAATCTAAATGGAAAAGAACTTCTCAAATTGAGATGTTCTTTTTCTTATTTTAAGTATTATACAAATTTATGTCTTTAGATTTGAAATCTAGCAATGCCAAAAAAAGAAATCAATCTTTTCCACAATCGTAATCCAATATATTTATATCGTTGAATTATTCAGCAAAAACCGCCTATTATTTCCCTGGAAATACAAACTTCGACTAGATTTCTGATTTTTCTACTTTAATCTCGTACTAAAAAGGTGCCTCCTGAAAAGAAGGCCCCTTCACACCTATTAATATAATAAATACTTCTCACGAACCTCGTTAAATTGATCTAAACCAGCCTGCCATGATGCTTTCATTTCTTCAACACTTTTGCCAGCTTCAATATCAGCACGGATGGAGCCATTGCCGACAAGGTTATCAAAGAAGGAGATTCCTGCTGCACTCGGTGCTCTAAATTGGAATTCGTTTGGATACATATCATGGATTGTTTTTACGATATACAAACCTGTTTCAAACGGCTTATAGGAGTTTCGGTTCGTAACATGAATTTGAATTCCATGGCTTAACACATTCGCATGCTTTGAGAAGGTCGGTATAAACGAAGCCGCTCGGAAGGTGACACCAGGTAATTTGTACGAGTTTAACTTTGCAGCTAAGTTGTCGCTATTGATGAACGGTGCTCCAATCAATTCAAATGGTTTTGTTGTTCCTCGTCCCTCGGAAACATTGGTTCCTTCAATGAGGGCAGCCCCTGGGTAGACAACCGCAGTTTCTAATGTTGGCATGTTTGGTGACGGAAGGACCCATTCTAATGGCGTTTCATCGTAATACATGTTCCGCTTCCAGCCTTCCATTTCCACAACTGTTAAATCGGCACCAATTTCAAATTCGCTATTGAAAAGCTTGGCTAGTTCCCCAACTGTCATCCCGTGGCGGACAGGAATCGGATATTCTCCGATGAACGAAGAGTACTTATCCTCGAGCACAGGTCCTTCGACTTTTGTCCCACTGATTGGATTCGGACGGTCTAGAACAATAATTGGAATATTGTTCTCTTTTGCTGCTTCCATCGCTAGTGCCATGGTGTAAATATAGGTGTAAAATCGTGCCCCCACATCTTGGATATCAAATAACAATACATCGACATTGCTTAGCATTTCAGGTGTAGGCTTTTTTGTCTTTCCATATAGGCTGTAAACAGGAAGTCCTGTTTTTTCGTCCGTATATTGTTCAACATATTGACCCGCTTGTGCACTTCCACGAACACCGTGCTCAGGCCCGTAAAGAGCAGTCAGGTTCACTTTGGGGTTGTTGAAGAGTAAGTCTACGATACTCGCAACGTTCTGATCAACTCCGGTTGGATTGGTGATCAAACCTACGCGTTTATCTTTAATCAAATCAATTTGATCCTGTAACAAAACCTCTATGCCCAAACGGAACTTTTTATTGTTTTTCTCTTTATCGTTCTTGGCCATCGTCGCAGAAACGGTAGACAGTAGTAGAACAAGAACCAATAAACCAGTTAACAACTTTTTCAAAAGTACCCCTCCTCACCTTTATCGCAGATTAACGGGCTGTAAGACCCCCACTTCAAGAAGTTGAGTTAAGAATAAATTTCTAAGTGGGGGATCAACAGCCCGTATGATGAACACAGACTAAAAGCGCCACATCGTGTGGCAACGTCTGCGTGCCCCACTTCGTGTGGGCCGC from Cytobacillus dafuensis encodes:
- a CDS encoding OmpL47-type beta-barrel domain-containing protein; this translates as MIKKLFSIKTFLVVMILMYQFNFLFGELKVSANTNILPPSNLTFQSITPDDGKLTWSAVYGATGYNVYEIKDGQLILLGKTNTISYSLNDLPEGSYRYVVSTLTSEGESGPSAPVNAEIVYPNMLAPATLSSVIRNGNDIVLSWGSSQYAQKYNIYQISESGERTLLTSTTATTYTIAKAEEGLHTYSVSAYNALYGESPDAEPIKVEVGYPEMKQPSNLSFTITNGTDVNIKWQGADYATSYKIYQDIDGKLELQKTVTGTSVTFSNQPAGDYTYKVYSYSDRFGESTEGSQISLTVGSIVMTAPNNVTYKIQNTNDVVLTWGTVPYADSYKVYELNNGEKTLKSTVKGTTITYSTLKGGEHEYIVHSYSDRFGESEAGTKVSFSIDTVEVYPPKELSYKIQNGNDIVLSWSSAENATNYKVYQIIDGQKILKNTVTGTSITFTNMSSGSYQFEVRTNSTRFGESEDGAQVSFTLDQINMSAPKNVKYEIKNGNDITLSWDAAENATHYRIYQVIDGKKVLKTTVSNLTVPFSNLPEGDIAYEIYSYNSRFGESNEGTSIKISVVYPKMLPPENVNQTTINATSFTLKWDSAEYATNYKVYQIVDGQKILKNNVTGTSISYSNMQTGSYKYEVYSYSTRFGESEEGTSIDIVVNGQDLPAPENVSYSISNGNDLTLKWNAVQYATSYNIYQIVNGEATLKRTVTSTNTTLVNFPAGEFNFVIKANSLIFGESSIGAELKGNMEFPIMERPKNLTYSVTNGNDITLKWSTVPYATSYKIYQIIDGEKVFKRTVTSISAAFANMPEGDYEYVVHSYSDRFGESLEGSALEFKLASKIMEAPSNFTKTIANGNDIVLRWNASTYAQEYRVYEVVEGEKVLKRKVPGTTTTFTNMPEGDYEYVVYSYSDRFGESPEGSSTQEFNLTWPIMQAPDNFTKTITNGNDIVLRWNASTYAQEYRVYEVVEGEKVLKRKVPGTTTTFTNMPEGDYEYVVYSYSDRFGESPVGSTQEFNLTWPIVGAPTLTGSVFNANNITLSWKTVPWANEYRVYKVNGENKELIYKGTALNYKVYNLTEDVHSFEVTAYSNRFGESVPSESFDQKIVYPIMESPNASLKLLNGTSARISWDFVTYANNYNIYEIIEGKPVLLVKGVNNLSYDIHNLSYADHEYYVTSYSNSFGESKPSQIVIAKLIVDTEAPETKINAPTEWVNQNQFITLEAIDNEVGVEKTYYSINGSEYVEGNSFTVEKEGVNKISYYSVDKVGNKEEVKTAEVKIDKIAPNTSSNAPETWVKEDVTVTLKAEDELSGVAKTYYSINGSEYVEGSSFIVKKEGITKISYYSVDAAGNKEEVKTLEVKIDKTAPTVSLALEEEYKLGATFTLDYYAEDHLSGIMTEEVTLNGKEYKKGDQITLDQPGEYNLRIKVTDAVGLSTVVEKTFAIYIPITLEVLPKVMNGNKGIFTVKATLPKEYQSFSFDISSVRLNGVSPVLDNNGLQKQAEKGHFKFNREEFVWKPSEVNLELRGYLDNKFLVVGKTTVEVKK
- a CDS encoding exo-beta-N-acetylmuramidase NamZ family protein, whose protein sequence is MKKLLTGLLVLVLLLSTVSATMAKNDKEKNNKKFRLGIEVLLQDQIDLIKDKRVGLITNPTGVDQNVASIVDLLFNNPKVNLTALYGPEHGVRGSAQAGQYVEQYTDEKTGLPVYSLYGKTKKPTPEMLSNVDVLLFDIQDVGARFYTYIYTMALAMEAAKENNIPIIVLDRPNPISGTKVEGPVLEDKYSSFIGEYPIPVRHGMTVGELAKLFNSEFEIGADLTVVEMEGWKRNMYYDETPLEWVLPSPNMPTLETAVVYPGAALIEGTNVSEGRGTTKPFELIGAPFINSDNLAAKLNSYKLPGVTFRAASFIPTFSKHANVLSHGIQIHVTNRNSYKPFETGLYIVKTIHDMYPNEFQFRAPSAAGISFFDNLVGNGSIRADIEAGKSVEEMKASWQAGLDQFNEVREKYLLY